A genome region from Dolichospermum compactum NIES-806 includes the following:
- the tsaE gene encoding tRNA (adenosine(37)-N6)-threonylcarbamoyltransferase complex ATPase subunit type 1 TsaE: MTKIFLPDMEAAQQLGITLGKTLTAKSVILLEGDLGAGKTTLVQGIGKGLGIMDSIVSPTFTLINEYTEGRIPLYHLDLYRLEPQEVTGLNLESYWEGIEVMPGIVAIEWAERMPYLPDSYLKVCLKYGENGSRQAEIIAVNSELQHFPVL; the protein is encoded by the coding sequence ATGACTAAAATTTTCCTTCCTGATATGGAAGCAGCACAGCAATTAGGTATTACCTTGGGCAAAACTTTAACTGCTAAAAGTGTGATTTTACTAGAAGGCGATTTAGGCGCTGGTAAAACTACCTTAGTCCAAGGTATTGGGAAAGGGTTGGGGATAATGGATTCTATTGTTAGTCCTACTTTTACTCTGATTAATGAGTACACAGAAGGACGTATTCCCCTTTATCACTTAGATTTATACCGTCTAGAACCTCAAGAAGTTACAGGATTGAACCTAGAAAGTTACTGGGAAGGCATAGAAGTAATGCCAGGAATTGTGGCAATTGAGTGGGCTGAACGAATGCCATATCTACCAGATAGTTATTTAAAGGTATGTTTAAAATATGGTGAAAATGGCAGCCGTCAAGCCGAAATTATTGCTGTAAATTCTGAACTACAGCACTTCCCGGTGTTATGA
- a CDS encoding R3H domain-containing nucleic acid-binding protein, whose amino-acid sequence MTITEDLQKLLNILPQDLREKLENHPKGDILVEVVLDLGRRPEARFPHAAEYLSETPITQAQIDDCIQRVGNFGGDNRAGIEQTLHRISAIRNRSGKIIGLTCRVGRAVFGTITMIRDLVETGQSILMLGRPGVGKTTALREIARVLADDLHKRVVIIDTSNEIAGDGDVAHPAIGRARRMQVSKPELQHQVMIEAVENHMPEVIVIDEIGTELEALAARTIAERGVQLVGTAHGNQIENLIKNPTLSDLVGGIQPVTLGDDEARRRGSQKTVLERKAPPTFEIAVEMLERQRWVVHESVADTVDTLLRGRQPTPQTRTVDDHGKVAIARQLAVVNGGNGNGNGNGHVTNVEESFLSAKPNGWRSSGQMVALPPLSLDRERPTGRSEFDRLLDESFNYSEGFDFVSRKQAGPNGEDLPLHIYPYGVSRHQLEQVINVLTLPVVLIKDLDSADAILALRSHVKNHAKLRQMAKARHVPIHVIKSSTIPQITRSLRRLLNIDDPDIGDDRELQLLLHNGGDDEMDALEEARLAVEQIVIPKGQPVELLPRSSQVRKMQHELVEHYRLKSDSFGDEPNRRLRIYPA is encoded by the coding sequence ATGACGATTACAGAAGATCTCCAAAAGTTGTTAAATATTTTGCCTCAAGACCTCCGAGAAAAACTAGAGAATCATCCGAAAGGAGATATTTTAGTTGAGGTAGTCTTGGATTTAGGCCGTCGTCCAGAAGCTCGGTTTCCCCATGCAGCAGAGTATCTGAGCGAAACACCGATCACTCAAGCACAGATAGATGATTGCATTCAACGAGTTGGAAATTTTGGGGGGGATAATCGGGCTGGAATTGAGCAAACTTTGCATCGGATCAGTGCTATCCGCAACCGTAGTGGTAAAATTATTGGCTTAACTTGTCGTGTCGGCAGGGCGGTATTCGGAACAATTACCATGATCCGCGATTTGGTGGAAACTGGTCAATCAATTCTCATGCTTGGTCGTCCTGGTGTTGGTAAAACTACAGCTTTAAGAGAAATTGCCCGTGTACTGGCGGATGATTTACATAAGCGAGTGGTGATTATTGACACATCTAACGAAATTGCTGGGGATGGTGATGTTGCTCACCCAGCCATTGGTCGGGCGAGACGGATGCAAGTTTCTAAGCCAGAATTACAGCATCAAGTCATGATTGAGGCTGTGGAAAACCATATGCCAGAAGTCATTGTTATTGATGAAATTGGCACGGAACTGGAAGCTTTAGCAGCCCGGACAATTGCTGAACGGGGGGTGCAATTGGTGGGAACTGCCCATGGTAATCAGATTGAAAACCTGATTAAAAATCCTACTCTGTCAGATTTGGTTGGGGGGATTCAGCCGGTGACGCTGGGAGATGATGAGGCTAGACGGCGTGGTTCGCAAAAGACCGTTTTGGAACGCAAAGCGCCGCCTACTTTTGAGATTGCTGTGGAAATGTTGGAACGGCAACGCTGGGTAGTTCATGAATCTGTGGCTGATACGGTTGATACTTTGTTACGTGGTCGTCAACCGACTCCACAGACGAGAACTGTTGATGATCATGGCAAGGTTGCTATTGCTAGACAGTTGGCTGTGGTCAATGGTGGCAATGGGAATGGTAATGGCAATGGTCACGTTACTAATGTGGAAGAATCTTTCCTCTCTGCTAAACCTAATGGTTGGCGTTCTTCTGGACAAATGGTGGCTTTACCACCTTTATCTCTGGATAGGGAAAGACCAACGGGACGCAGTGAATTTGATCGGTTGTTGGATGAATCTTTCAATTACTCTGAAGGTTTTGATTTTGTCAGCCGTAAACAAGCAGGTCCAAATGGGGAAGATTTACCATTACACATTTACCCCTATGGGGTGAGTCGTCACCAGTTGGAACAGGTGATTAATGTGCTAACTTTGCCTGTGGTCTTGATCAAAGACTTAGATAGTGCGGATGCTATTCTGGCTTTGCGATCGCACGTCAAGAATCACGCTAAGTTAAGACAAATGGCTAAGGCTCGTCATGTCCCTATTCATGTGATCAAGTCTAGTACAATTCCCCAAATTACTCGCAGTCTTCGCCGCTTACTGAATATTGATGATCCAGATATTGGCGACGACCGAGAATTACAACTGTTATTACACAACGGTGGTGATGATGAAATGGACGCTTTGGAGGAAGCCAGACTTGCTGTAGAGCAGATTGTCATCCCTAAAGGTCAGCCTGTGGAGTTATTACCCCGTTCTTCCCAAGTGCGAAAAATGCAGCATGAGTTGGTGGAACATTATCGCCTCAAATCCGATAGTTTTGGCGATGAACCTAATCGGCGGTTAAGAATTTACCCGGCGTAG
- a CDS encoding MOSC domain-containing protein: MQTPYLAKILLYPIKSLDGIEVQEATILSSGALQYDREFAFVDAQNRFVNGKRYPQILMLRSEFSLEQRLIKIKFPGEKSAQAFHLDEERPALTAVISDFLGFPVQLQQNTTMGFPDDTDSPGATVISTATLTEVASWFSGINVAEMRRRMRANMEIDGVPGFWEDGLFAASGETVAFQVGDVRFLGINPCQRCVVPTRDTYTGEAYPNFQKIFGQKRQATMPTYVNTAQFNHFYRLSVNTRVPVAEVGKMITLGSSIEICQ; the protein is encoded by the coding sequence GTGCAAACCCCTTATTTAGCAAAGATTTTGCTATATCCAATCAAGTCACTGGATGGCATAGAAGTACAAGAAGCAACTATTCTCTCTAGTGGCGCACTTCAATATGACCGGGAATTTGCTTTTGTTGACGCGCAAAATAGGTTTGTGAATGGGAAGCGTTATCCGCAAATCCTAATGTTGCGTTCAGAGTTTTCTCTAGAACAAAGGCTGATCAAGATTAAGTTTCCTGGTGAAAAATCCGCGCAAGCTTTTCATTTAGATGAAGAACGTCCAGCATTAACCGCAGTTATCAGCGATTTTTTGGGTTTTCCTGTGCAATTACAGCAAAATACAACAATGGGTTTTCCTGATGATACAGATTCACCGGGGGCAACGGTAATTAGTACGGCTACTTTAACAGAGGTTGCATCTTGGTTTTCTGGGATTAATGTTGCTGAAATGCGGCGGCGAATGCGTGCCAATATGGAAATTGATGGTGTCCCAGGATTTTGGGAAGATGGCTTATTTGCGGCTAGTGGGGAAACAGTAGCCTTTCAGGTGGGAGATGTCCGATTTTTAGGGATTAATCCTTGTCAACGTTGTGTCGTCCCCACGCGGGACACTTATACAGGGGAGGCTTATCCAAACTTCCAAAAAATCTTTGGGCAAAAACGCCAAGCAACTATGCCCACTTATGTAAATACAGCGCAATTTAATCATTTTTATAGATTAAGTGTAAATACCAGAGTTCCCGTGGCAGAAGTAGGGAAAATGATTACTTTGGGCAGTAGTATCGAAATATGCCAATAA
- a CDS encoding Tic22 family protein, with translation MKLLVRWGLTLGLAGSVMFGGILGINNLQALALPQEQVVKTLQEVPVFTLTNPKGEFVVISRKNQSKTISQVGFFLSKKDAQSFLEQRLKKENPQLASTIQITPVSLAEYYKLVVENKKNKDSNVVFTLVPTKKQVDQAITMLNTSGKPDKKFDGIPLFVPKFKQENSYLTIPKGQEGKERLIPFYFDKEQAVALLEAFKKAKPQEAANTEIQVLDLYRVIDTLSSSNDPSTNKIFLFPSRESIEFIRSIAPAQPKK, from the coding sequence ATGAAATTATTGGTACGTTGGGGCTTGACATTGGGTTTGGCTGGTAGTGTGATGTTTGGGGGCATATTAGGAATCAACAATCTCCAAGCCCTAGCTTTACCACAGGAGCAAGTAGTAAAAACTTTACAAGAAGTACCCGTTTTTACGCTGACTAATCCCAAGGGAGAATTTGTAGTTATTTCTAGAAAGAATCAATCTAAAACTATCTCTCAAGTGGGCTTTTTTCTGAGTAAAAAAGATGCTCAATCTTTCCTGGAACAGCGACTAAAAAAAGAAAATCCTCAGTTAGCAAGCACTATCCAAATCACTCCTGTTTCTTTAGCAGAATACTATAAATTAGTCGTAGAAAATAAGAAGAATAAAGACTCTAATGTAGTTTTTACCTTAGTCCCTACTAAAAAACAAGTGGATCAGGCAATAACCATGCTGAATACTAGCGGTAAACCCGACAAAAAATTTGATGGTATTCCTTTGTTTGTGCCAAAATTTAAGCAAGAAAATAGCTATTTAACAATTCCCAAAGGACAAGAAGGAAAGGAGCGATTAATTCCTTTCTATTTTGATAAAGAACAAGCCGTAGCTCTTTTAGAAGCATTCAAAAAGGCTAAACCACAGGAAGCTGCTAATACAGAAATTCAGGTATTAGACCTGTATAGAGTGATTGACACACTCAGTAGTAGTAATGATCCCAGCACTAATAAAATTTTCTTGTTTCCTTCACGGGAATCAATAGAATTTATTCGTTCTATAGCTCCCGCTCAACCCAAGAAATAG
- the dxs gene encoding 1-deoxy-D-xylulose-5-phosphate synthase translates to MHLSEITHPNQLHGLSIRQLQQIARQIREKHLQTVAAFGGHLGPGLGVVELTLGLYQTLDLDRDKVIWDVGHQAYPHKLITGRYSNFDTLRQKDGVAGYLKRCENKFDHFGAGHASTSISAALGMALARDLKGEKFKAVAVIGDGALTGGMALEAINHAGHLPKTNLLVVLNDNEMSISPNVGAIPRYLNKMRLSPPVQFLSDGIEEQLKHLPFVGESLSPELERIKEGMKRLAVPKVGAVFEELGFTYMGPVDGHNLEELITTFQQAHQITGPVLVHVVTTKGKGYEIAEKDQVGYHAQTPFNLATGKAIPSNKPKPPAYAKVFSHTLVTLAAQNPKIVGITAAMATGTGLDKLQAKLPNQYIDVGIAEQHAITLAAGLACEGMRPVAAIYSTFLQRAFDQIVHDVCIQNLPVFFCLDRAGIVGADGPTHQGMYDIAYLRCIPNIVVMAPKDEAELQRMVVTGINYTDGPIAMRFPRGNGHGVPLMEEGWESLEIGKGEILRQGDDVLILGYGTMVYPAMQAAEILSEHGIEATVINARFVKPLDTELILPLAKQIGRVVTLEEGCLMGGFGSAVAEALLDADIVVPVKRIGVPDILVDHATPDQSFAALGLSSPQIAETVLQAFFKKELAGVK, encoded by the coding sequence ATGCACTTGAGTGAAATTACCCATCCTAACCAGTTGCATGGTTTGTCAATTCGGCAGTTGCAACAAATTGCCCGTCAAATTCGTGAGAAGCACTTACAAACCGTAGCAGCCTTTGGAGGGCATTTGGGACCTGGCTTGGGAGTTGTAGAATTAACTCTGGGACTTTACCAAACCCTAGATTTAGATCGGGATAAAGTGATATGGGATGTAGGGCATCAAGCTTATCCCCACAAATTAATTACCGGACGCTACAGTAATTTCGATACTCTCCGTCAAAAGGATGGCGTTGCAGGTTATCTCAAACGCTGCGAGAACAAATTTGATCATTTTGGTGCAGGACACGCTTCTACAAGTATTTCCGCTGCTTTAGGGATGGCTTTAGCCCGGGACTTAAAAGGGGAAAAATTTAAAGCCGTTGCGGTGATTGGTGATGGTGCTTTAACTGGGGGTATGGCGCTAGAGGCCATTAACCACGCTGGACACCTACCGAAAACTAATCTCCTGGTGGTTCTTAATGACAATGAAATGTCTATTTCTCCCAATGTGGGGGCGATTCCTCGTTATCTGAATAAAATGCGTCTGAGTCCCCCTGTGCAGTTTCTCTCAGATGGGATTGAGGAACAGTTAAAACATCTGCCTTTTGTGGGTGAATCTCTTTCTCCAGAACTGGAACGCATCAAAGAAGGAATGAAGCGGTTAGCAGTTCCTAAAGTTGGCGCTGTTTTTGAGGAATTGGGCTTTACCTACATGGGGCCAGTTGATGGCCATAATTTAGAGGAATTGATTACTACATTCCAACAAGCACATCAAATTACTGGCCCAGTTTTGGTTCACGTAGTCACAACTAAGGGTAAAGGCTATGAAATAGCGGAAAAAGATCAAGTCGGCTACCACGCTCAAACTCCCTTTAATTTAGCTACTGGTAAGGCGATTCCTTCTAATAAACCTAAACCTCCTGCTTACGCTAAGGTGTTTTCTCATACTTTAGTAACACTGGCGGCACAAAATCCTAAAATTGTCGGTATCACAGCCGCTATGGCTACTGGTACAGGTTTAGATAAACTACAAGCTAAACTGCCTAATCAGTATATTGATGTAGGTATTGCTGAACAACACGCTATTACCTTGGCTGCTGGTTTGGCCTGTGAAGGTATGCGTCCTGTGGCGGCTATTTATTCCACTTTCTTACAACGTGCCTTTGACCAAATTGTTCACGATGTTTGCATTCAAAATCTACCTGTATTCTTCTGTTTAGATCGGGCGGGGATTGTTGGGGCTGATGGTCCAACTCACCAAGGTATGTATGATATTGCTTATCTGCGCTGTATTCCGAATATTGTGGTCATGGCCCCCAAGGATGAAGCGGAATTACAACGGATGGTTGTGACTGGGATTAATTACACAGATGGACCTATTGCTATGCGTTTCCCTCGTGGCAATGGTCACGGTGTCCCCTTAATGGAGGAAGGTTGGGAATCTCTGGAAATCGGTAAGGGAGAAATTCTCCGTCAAGGGGATGATGTGTTAATTCTCGGCTATGGTACGATGGTTTACCCGGCAATGCAAGCTGCGGAAATTCTCAGCGAACATGGCATAGAGGCAACTGTGATTAATGCTCGTTTTGTTAAGCCTTTGGATACTGAGTTGATTTTACCTTTGGCTAAACAAATTGGCCGGGTTGTGACTTTGGAGGAAGGTTGTTTAATGGGTGGCTTTGGTTCTGCTGTGGCTGAGGCTTTACTTGATGCTGATATTGTTGTCCCTGTAAAACGGATTGGTGTTCCTGATATTTTGGTAGATCATGCTACGCCGGATCAATCTTTTGCAGCGTTAGGTTTGAGTAGTCCTCAAATTGCGGAAACTGTTTTACAAGCTTTTTTTAAGAAGGAATTAGCTGGTGTGAAATAG
- the ldpA gene encoding circadian clock protein LdpA: MTDLLAPLQSLKQGNWFKLICGASYQHLPAVRNLTLAYTLAGADCIDVAADPAVIATTQEALLIAQNLVEDAQQRGFAFTGNLPLLMVSLNDGEDPHFRKAEFNSQDCPSDCSRPCEKICPAQAILFNNTKDDFSGVISEKCYGCGRCLPICPYGIIYTKSYVSTPGAIAPLIMSTGIEAVEIHTQVGRLAEFQRLWDAMTPWADQLKLVAISCNDGEGLIDYLQAIYNLIIPRPQFLIWQTDGRSMSGDIGDGTTIATIKLGQKVLTANLPGYVQLAGGTNSYTVPKLKGMGLLNDFRLPILDFGLEEHNLKSKIQNPKSKIAGVAYGSYARVLLSPILDQLQQKEVINTDNQGHIRLEEDPKLLWEAVRLANTLVSQIKSGR; encoded by the coding sequence GTGACTGATTTATTAGCCCCTTTACAATCCCTAAAACAAGGTAATTGGTTCAAATTGATTTGCGGAGCCAGTTATCAACATCTTCCCGCGGTCAGAAATCTCACGTTAGCATACACTTTGGCGGGTGCTGACTGTATAGATGTGGCTGCCGACCCGGCAGTTATTGCCACTACTCAGGAAGCTTTACTGATAGCCCAAAACTTGGTAGAGGATGCCCAGCAGCGAGGCTTTGCCTTTACAGGTAATTTACCATTGTTAATGGTTAGTCTCAATGATGGCGAAGACCCTCATTTTCGGAAAGCTGAGTTTAATTCTCAAGACTGTCCGAGTGATTGTTCTAGACCATGTGAGAAAATTTGTCCAGCCCAGGCAATTTTATTTAACAATACCAAAGATGATTTTTCTGGAGTAATTTCTGAAAAATGTTATGGCTGTGGCCGTTGCCTACCTATCTGTCCTTATGGGATAATTTATACAAAATCTTATGTGTCAACGCCAGGAGCGATCGCACCATTGATTATGTCAACGGGAATAGAAGCCGTAGAAATTCATACTCAAGTGGGGCGGTTGGCAGAATTCCAACGGTTATGGGACGCAATGACACCCTGGGCAGATCAATTAAAATTGGTAGCCATCAGTTGCAATGATGGAGAAGGTTTAATTGATTACCTACAAGCAATTTACAATTTAATTATCCCCCGGCCACAGTTTTTAATTTGGCAAACTGATGGACGTTCTATGAGTGGTGATATTGGTGATGGTACTACTATAGCCACAATAAAATTAGGACAAAAAGTTTTGACAGCAAACCTACCGGGATATGTGCAGTTAGCAGGCGGCACTAATAGCTACACCGTCCCTAAATTAAAGGGAATGGGACTGCTTAATGATTTTAGATTGCCGATTTTAGATTTTGGATTAGAAGAACACAATCTAAAATCCAAAATCCAAAATCCAAAATCCAAAATAGCCGGGGTTGCCTATGGTAGTTACGCCCGTGTATTGCTGTCACCCATTCTTGACCAGTTGCAACAAAAGGAGGTGATTAACACTGATAATCAAGGTCATATTCGCCTAGAAGAAGACCCGAAATTACTGTGGGAGGCTGTAAGGCTTGCCAATACTCTCGTTTCCCAGATTAAGTCTGGGCGGTAA
- a CDS encoding dihydroorotase, producing MSTPQSLLIRHAEIILPNNESMIGDVLIEGRHITQIGQEITNATPSREIDAQGLTLLPGVIDPQVHFREPGLEYKEDLFTASCACAKGGVTSFLEMPNTRPLTINQSALDDKLQRAAQKCLVNYGFFIGATADNLPDLLSAQPTPGIKIFMGSMHGDLLVSQEETLEAIFAQGSRLIAVHAEDQARIKQRKQEFAGITDMAVHSQIQDNLAALLATQLALKLSKKYQRRLHILHMSTAEEAELLREDKPSWVTAEVTPQHLLLNTSAYATIGSLAQMNPPLRSAYDNEVLWQALRDGIIDFIATDHAPHTLEEKAQTYPNTPSGMPGVETSLPLMLTAAMDGKCTVAQVVQWMSKAVAVAYGIANKGEITPGYDADLVLVDLKNYREVKREEVVSKCGWNSFEGWNLTGWPVTTIVGGEIVYDHGQLNTQVRGQALTFS from the coding sequence ATGTCAACTCCACAAAGTTTACTAATTCGCCACGCTGAAATTATTTTACCCAATAATGAGTCAATGATCGGGGATGTGCTGATAGAAGGAAGGCACATAACCCAAATAGGGCAAGAAATTACTAATGCCACACCCTCTCGTGAGATTGACGCACAAGGATTAACTTTGTTGCCCGGTGTGATTGACCCCCAGGTGCATTTCCGTGAACCGGGACTGGAATACAAGGAAGACTTGTTTACTGCCAGTTGTGCTTGCGCTAAGGGGGGAGTTACTTCCTTTCTAGAAATGCCGAATACAAGACCTTTAACCATTAACCAATCTGCTTTAGATGACAAGTTACAACGGGCAGCCCAGAAGTGCTTGGTTAATTATGGCTTTTTTATTGGGGCTACGGCAGATAATTTACCAGATTTACTTTCTGCCCAGCCAACTCCGGGAATTAAGATTTTTATGGGTTCAATGCACGGAGATTTGTTGGTGAGCCAGGAAGAGACTCTAGAGGCGATTTTTGCCCAAGGAAGCCGTTTAATTGCTGTTCATGCAGAAGATCAAGCCAGAATTAAGCAACGAAAACAGGAGTTTGCGGGGATTACAGATATGGCTGTTCATTCCCAAATTCAAGATAATCTAGCTGCTTTGTTAGCTACCCAATTGGCGTTAAAGCTTTCCAAAAAATATCAACGCCGTTTACATATTCTGCATATGTCAACAGCAGAGGAAGCGGAGTTGCTGCGTGAGGATAAACCTAGTTGGGTGACGGCAGAGGTGACACCTCAACATTTACTGTTGAATACTAGTGCTTATGCAACTATTGGTAGTTTAGCGCAAATGAATCCACCTTTGCGATCGGCCTATGATAATGAAGTTCTCTGGCAAGCTCTACGTGATGGTATCATTGACTTTATTGCTACTGACCACGCCCCCCACACTCTGGAGGAAAAAGCCCAAACTTACCCCAATACTCCTTCAGGAATGCCCGGTGTAGAGACTTCTTTACCTTTAATGTTAACCGCTGCTATGGATGGAAAATGTACTGTTGCCCAAGTTGTGCAATGGATGTCTAAAGCTGTTGCGGTAGCCTATGGTATTGCTAATAAAGGCGAAATTACCCCTGGTTACGATGCGGATTTAGTTTTGGTAGATTTAAAAAATTACCGTGAAGTTAAACGGGAAGAAGTTGTCAGCAAGTGCGGTTGGAATTCTTTTGAAGGTTGGAATTTAACAGGTTGGCCTGTAACAACAATTGTCGGCGGTGAAATTGTTTATGATCATGGTCAGCTAAATACACAAGTGCGTGGACAAGCTTTAACTTTTTCCTAG
- the lepB gene encoding signal peptidase I, which translates to MQNQASDKNSSQEPDNSWIVELGKTMILSIFLAMGIRTFVAEARWIPTGSMEPTLHGVKDQWKADKIIVDKVKYSFAKPERGDIVVFLPPQEIQNNPEREAFIKRVIGLPGEKVELREGKVYINSKPLREDVYLSSNVKTFVEACNSTGLQPPFLAQPEVIPQNSYLMLGDNRPNSYDGRCWGVVPRSNIIGRAVVRFWPLDRMGAIDKSPAYSSPQP; encoded by the coding sequence ATGCAAAATCAAGCGTCTGATAAAAACTCTAGCCAAGAACCGGATAACTCCTGGATAGTAGAGCTAGGTAAAACAATGATACTGAGTATCTTTTTGGCTATGGGAATTCGTACCTTTGTTGCTGAAGCCCGTTGGATTCCCACTGGCTCTATGGAACCAACTTTACATGGTGTTAAAGACCAATGGAAGGCAGACAAAATTATTGTTGATAAAGTAAAGTATAGCTTTGCTAAACCGGAACGGGGAGATATAGTCGTATTTTTACCTCCCCAAGAAATACAGAATAATCCAGAACGGGAAGCATTTATTAAAAGAGTAATTGGTTTACCCGGTGAAAAAGTAGAACTCAGAGAAGGTAAAGTATATATCAACAGCAAGCCTTTACGGGAAGATGTTTATCTATCCTCTAATGTGAAAACATTCGTTGAAGCTTGCAATAGCACTGGACTTCAGCCTCCTTTCTTAGCTCAACCAGAAGTTATCCCCCAAAATTCCTACCTCATGCTTGGTGATAATCGTCCTAACAGTTATGATGGGCGTTGTTGGGGCGTTGTTCCCCGTAGTAATATTATTGGTCGGGCTGTAGTTCGTTTTTGGCCTCTCGATAGAATGGGTGCAATTGATAAGTCTCCTGCTTATTCATCTCCACAACCATGA
- a CDS encoding protein kinase domain-containing protein yields MTLLNNRYQVIQILGAGGFGETFLAEDTYMPSRRRCVIKQLKPISNDPQIYQIIQQRFEREAATLEYLGEANDQIPKLFAYFSENGLFYLVQEWVHGQTLTHLIQSQGQLRENTVREILLSLLSVLDYVHSKGIIHRDIKPDNIILREIDNKPVLIDFGAVKETIRTTINAAGHPTQSLVIGTPGFMPSEQAIGRPVYATDIYSLGLTAIYLLTGKYPQALETNSHTGQVIWQQFAGGVSSQLAMVLTQAIEPRAGDRFTTANKMLYALKSETSIPSQVNHIPPTAATIRITPATPIQPISSPSQNPVIKTSNNPQIWQKPAFIIGGVLVGSLMGAIAISSINRPQTANSIVTNSNITETPNPTPISTPTTINTPISEATLSPTPSILSEPTKSIPENTPIPSIESTPQPEIKNEQEQTSVVSTPEPSSDVKETLDKIKNEQEQTSVLPTTEASPDFKEKPAKKIQKRRDQVVTNIRQSVPAFPTGTSRSSVEETLGKKKDLRGLWPNTRAVTYKVVPDKIDVGYLFDKTTGKLKQTEAAFASSVEPEVMQTTLNGLLNGEATAEIKQGLEQVQQRQIDNFTFSKGGVKGQIIRQNCDFIYISIWDADLHDFVNPENAKQC; encoded by the coding sequence ATGACGTTGCTAAACAATCGTTATCAGGTTATTCAGATTTTAGGTGCTGGGGGTTTTGGTGAAACTTTTCTCGCTGAAGATACCTATATGCCTTCTCGTCGTCGTTGTGTGATTAAACAACTTAAACCTATCAGCAATGACCCCCAAATCTATCAAATAATTCAACAACGGTTTGAGAGGGAAGCAGCGACTTTGGAGTATTTGGGGGAAGCTAATGATCAAATTCCTAAACTTTTTGCTTATTTCTCGGAAAATGGTCTATTTTACCTGGTGCAAGAATGGGTTCATGGTCAAACTTTGACTCATCTGATTCAATCTCAAGGACAATTACGGGAAAATACTGTTAGAGAAATTCTTTTAAGTTTGTTATCTGTGTTGGATTATGTCCACAGTAAAGGGATTATTCATCGAGATATTAAGCCAGATAATATTATTTTGCGGGAGATAGATAATAAACCAGTTTTAATTGATTTTGGTGCGGTTAAGGAAACTATTCGGACTACTATTAATGCTGCTGGACATCCTACTCAGTCTCTAGTGATTGGGACTCCTGGTTTTATGCCTAGTGAACAAGCTATTGGTCGTCCGGTTTATGCTACGGATATTTATAGTTTGGGTTTAACGGCTATTTATTTACTTACGGGTAAATACCCTCAAGCATTAGAAACTAATTCTCACACAGGACAGGTGATTTGGCAACAATTCGCTGGGGGTGTTTCTTCTCAATTAGCTATGGTACTAACTCAAGCGATTGAACCCCGCGCGGGCGATCGCTTTACGACTGCGAATAAAATGCTATATGCTTTAAAATCTGAGACTTCTATTCCTTCACAGGTGAATCATATTCCTCCAACAGCAGCAACAATTCGCATCACTCCTGCTACACCAATTCAACCTATATCTTCACCCTCTCAAAATCCTGTAATTAAAACCTCCAATAATCCGCAAATTTGGCAAAAACCAGCGTTTATTATTGGTGGCGTTTTGGTGGGAAGTTTAATGGGTGCGATCGCTATTTCTAGCATAAACCGACCACAAACTGCAAATTCTATTGTCACTAATTCCAACATCACAGAAACACCAAACCCAACCCCAATATCAACACCAACAACTATAAATACTCCTATTTCTGAAGCAACTTTATCTCCGACTCCTTCAATATTATCTGAACCTACAAAGTCAATTCCTGAAAATACTCCGATTCCTTCAATAGAATCAACTCCACAACCAGAAATAAAAAATGAACAGGAACAAACATCTGTAGTTTCCACACCAGAACCGTCTTCAGATGTTAAAGAAACACTAGATAAAATAAAAAATGAACAGGAACAAACATCTGTACTTCCCACCACAGAAGCATCTCCAGATTTTAAAGAAAAACCAGCTAAAAAAATCCAAAAAAGACGTGATCAAGTAGTTACTAATATTAGGCAAAGTGTACCAGCATTTCCTACAGGTACATCAAGAAGTAGTGTGGAAGAAACGCTAGGTAAAAAGAAAGATCTAAGGGGATTATGGCCTAATACTCGTGCAGTTACTTATAAAGTTGTCCCTGATAAAATTGATGTAGGCTACTTGTTTGACAAGACAACTGGAAAGCTAAAACAAACGGAGGCAGCTTTTGCATCGTCTGTAGAACCTGAAGTTATGCAGACAACTCTCAATGGTTTATTGAATGGAGAAGCTACAGCAGAAATCAAGCAAGGACTGGAACAAGTTCAACAACGACAAATAGATAATTTCACCTTTAGTAAAGGTGGTGTGAAAGGTCAAATAATTCGACAAAACTGTGATTTTATCTATATTAGTATTTGGGATGCTGATTTACATGATTTTGTGAATCCAGAAAATGCAAAACAGTGTTAA